The genomic segment AGCGGTTCAGGAAGGGGATGAGGAACGCGGCCGTCTTCCCGGTCCCGGTTTGCGCCTGGCCGATCACGTCCTTGCCGCGCATCGCGCGGGGGATGACCGCGGCCTGCACGGGGGTGGTAAACTTGTACCCCGCCTGATCGATCGCGTCTTGAAGCGGGCGGATCAGCTTCATGTCCGAATACGCGATCGGGGCGGCTTCGGGCGGCGTCTCGGTCGTGGGAAGTCCGTCACGGTCGCGCGGCGCGGGCGGGGCTGTGGCATCGGCAGTTTCGGGGAACGATAGCGATTCTTCGACGGCGTACGCGGTTGGGTCGGCGGCCGGAAAAGTGTTCTCGTTGGAGTGGGTGTCTGGCGGAGACGAAGACTGCATTGCTTCCTTTTTGGGATAAGGTCAAACCGCCGGCGTGTACGGTGCGCGACGTGCCTATTCTCATTCACATATAAAGCACTGCGCGCCTCATGTCTAGAGAACCTACGCGGGTTGGCCAGATACCAGATGCGTGGGTGCCCAAAAAAACTGGGGCCTTCTGGTGGCAAAATTCGGTTTTTAGATGGTTTGGGAGCGGTCTTTGCGGAATTCGGGCAGTGGGTCTCGGCACCCGGCCAGTTTTCCCGTGCCTAAAATAAACTGACGCCGTTAACCTTCCCGTGGCCCGGAGACCCGCGCCATGTCCGCCGCCCCCGATGCCCCCTATCCGCGCGATCCCTATCATCGCGACCCCTATCCCCGCGCCCGGCCCGCCTCGCGGCCGTCGTCCGCGGGGCCGTTGCTGCTCGCCGCCCTGATCGGCGTCGGGTTCGGCGCGGGGGTTCTTTGGTTCGTCAGCCCCCACCTTGGGCGCGATGCCCCGCACCTCAACCCGAACGCCGTCGAGCGCGTCGCAGACCCGCGGTCGCCGCTGGACTCGGACGAGCAGCGGGCGGTCAACCTGTTCAAGGATTGCAAGGACAGCGTGGTCAACGTGGACACGGTGGTGCGGGTCCGCCGCGGGCTGAATCTGGGGGTTCAGGAGCAGCAGACGGGAACCGGGTCTGGCTTCGTCTGGGACGAGGACGGGCGGATCGTCACCAACTTCCACGTCGTCAAAGACGCGGTGACGAACGGCCGCGGGCTCCGCGTGGTGATGTCCGATCGGTCGACATACGACGGCCAGGTGATTGGGACCGCCCCGGACTACGACCTGGCCGTCGTGCAGATCTCGGCGCCAAAGGACAAGCTCAAGAAAATTAAGGTTGGCCACTCGTCCGACCTGGAGGTCGGGCAGAAGGTATTCGCCATTGGCAACCCGTTCGCGCTCAGTCTGACCATGACTAGCGGGATTATCTCCGCCCTGGACCGGGAGATCGAATCGTCTACCGACCGACCGATTACCGGCGTGATCCAGACGGACG from the Fimbriiglobus ruber genome contains:
- a CDS encoding S1C family serine protease; this encodes MSAAPDAPYPRDPYHRDPYPRARPASRPSSAGPLLLAALIGVGFGAGVLWFVSPHLGRDAPHLNPNAVERVADPRSPLDSDEQRAVNLFKDCKDSVVNVDTVVRVRRGLNLGVQEQQTGTGSGFVWDEDGRIVTNFHVVKDAVTNGRGLRVVMSDRSTYDGQVIGTAPDYDLAVVQISAPKDKLKKIKVGHSSDLEVGQKVFAIGNPFALSLTMTSGIISALDREIESSTDRPITGVIQTDASINPGNSGGPLLDKDGRLIGVNTAITSPSGGNVGIGFAIPVDTVNSVVTELIQRGRILKPDLGVKFVDERRLRRAGFANGVMIQEVDPNGPAAKAGLHGLSQDPQTGDVEPGDLIVAINGEEVRKTADLGRILARFKVGDKVKVAYERAEKRAEVEVMLQGV